One window of the Alkalilimnicola sp. S0819 genome contains the following:
- a CDS encoding EAL domain-containing protein, whose protein sequence is MSEISSENRFRSASPALRERVLDEQVRSLYAVTRYAFRTSLVFAVLVYFYFLGRVPTLWLSIWLASVGLIAVARFLASRRFFDEPGAEARRAWVRLACVSMTAQACSWLMVLLFVEQTGAAADASMAVFLLCALAFGGFAVLGFYLPAYLSFAAPIFLGLWVWFGWTSISADWFWLMAVVAFGSLAIIGSAVGYTRILRGTLLLGYQHEDLIRRLTEEKERVQVTLRSIGDAVLTTDVQGRVTYVNPVAERLTGWRNEEAWGKQLEEVLHLIHDGGGERITDVVSRCLEREGLLVLEDEISLEDRRGERESTVEVTASPIRGYDRQIMGVVVVAHDVTELRGMARVMNYQAQHDPLTGLLNRREFEASLWHALESARREKLQHAVCYLDLDQFKLVNDTCGHSAGDELIKQVGVLLHRRVSESDTLARLGGDEFGLLLHDCGLERARVVAEEFCEMMRSFRFDWQGKLFNINVSIGVVLVDGTSSPSDLLAAADAACYVAKDQGRSRVHVVLPHDRELAHRHGEMQWVSRIQQALDEGRFVLRYQRIVPLRAGENMVEMLVSMIGPHQELVPPGSFLPAAERFNLVTEIDRRVVRMVLERLAAADTVLAEMDVITINLSGQSVNDESFLDYVLATLDDTGADPQRICFEITETAVIAHMERAERFIQALRERGCRFALDDFGSGISSFGYLRALSVDYLKIDGMFVKNMVNEPVDRSMVEAIHQVGHVMGIETIAEFVEDEETRQMLEDLGVNYGQGFGLHRPEFLDKDVYGRIAAPQPTA, encoded by the coding sequence GTGAGTGAAATCTCAAGCGAGAACCGCTTTCGCTCGGCGTCCCCGGCCTTGCGGGAGCGTGTGCTGGACGAGCAGGTTCGCAGCCTGTACGCAGTGACGCGCTATGCCTTCCGCACCAGCCTGGTGTTCGCGGTGCTGGTGTACTTCTATTTCCTCGGGCGGGTGCCCACGCTCTGGCTCAGCATCTGGCTGGCCAGCGTGGGGCTGATTGCCGTGGCCCGCTTCCTCGCCTCCCGCCGCTTCTTCGACGAGCCCGGCGCCGAGGCCCGCCGGGCCTGGGTGCGACTGGCTTGTGTGAGCATGACGGCCCAGGCCTGCAGCTGGCTGATGGTGCTGTTGTTCGTGGAGCAGACCGGTGCCGCCGCGGACGCCTCCATGGCGGTGTTCCTGCTCTGCGCACTGGCCTTCGGTGGCTTCGCGGTACTGGGCTTCTATTTGCCGGCGTATCTGAGCTTCGCCGCGCCCATCTTCCTGGGGTTGTGGGTGTGGTTTGGCTGGACGTCCATCAGCGCCGACTGGTTCTGGCTGATGGCGGTGGTGGCCTTCGGCTCGCTGGCCATTATCGGCTCCGCGGTGGGCTACACCCGAATACTGCGCGGCACCCTGCTGCTGGGGTATCAGCATGAAGACCTGATCCGCCGTCTTACGGAGGAAAAGGAGCGGGTGCAGGTGACCCTGCGCTCCATTGGCGATGCGGTGCTGACCACCGATGTCCAGGGCCGTGTTACCTACGTCAACCCGGTGGCCGAACGCCTGACCGGTTGGCGCAACGAGGAAGCCTGGGGCAAGCAGCTCGAAGAGGTGCTGCATCTGATTCACGACGGTGGCGGCGAGCGTATCACCGATGTGGTGTCCCGCTGTCTGGAGCGCGAAGGGCTGTTGGTGCTGGAGGATGAAATCTCGCTGGAGGATCGTCGCGGTGAGCGCGAATCCACGGTGGAGGTTACGGCTTCGCCGATCCGCGGTTACGACCGGCAGATCATGGGTGTCGTGGTGGTCGCACACGATGTCACTGAATTGCGGGGCATGGCGCGCGTGATGAACTACCAGGCGCAGCACGACCCGCTGACCGGGCTGTTGAATCGGCGGGAATTCGAGGCGAGCCTGTGGCATGCGCTGGAGAGCGCGCGCCGGGAAAAGCTGCAGCATGCGGTCTGCTACCTGGACCTGGATCAGTTCAAGCTGGTCAACGACACCTGTGGTCACAGTGCTGGCGACGAATTGATCAAGCAGGTGGGCGTGCTGTTGCATCGGCGCGTGAGTGAAAGCGACACCCTGGCGCGTTTGGGCGGCGACGAGTTCGGCCTGTTGCTGCACGATTGCGGACTGGAGCGGGCGCGGGTTGTCGCCGAGGAATTCTGCGAAATGATGCGGAGCTTCCGCTTCGACTGGCAGGGCAAGCTGTTCAATATCAACGTCAGCATTGGTGTGGTGCTGGTAGACGGGACCAGCAGCCCCAGCGACCTGTTGGCGGCGGCGGATGCGGCCTGCTACGTGGCCAAGGATCAAGGGCGCAGCCGGGTGCATGTGGTCCTGCCCCACGACCGGGAGCTGGCGCATCGCCATGGCGAGATGCAGTGGGTGAGCCGGATTCAGCAGGCGTTGGACGAGGGTCGGTTCGTCCTGCGCTACCAGCGGATCGTACCGCTGCGGGCCGGCGAGAATATGGTGGAGATGTTGGTCTCCATGATCGGGCCGCATCAGGAGCTGGTCCCGCCGGGCTCTTTCCTGCCGGCCGCCGAGCGCTTCAACCTCGTAACGGAGATCGACCGTCGGGTAGTGCGCATGGTGCTGGAGCGATTGGCCGCGGCGGATACCGTGTTGGCCGAGATGGATGTGATAACCATCAACCTCTCCGGCCAATCCGTCAACGATGAAAGCTTCCTGGACTACGTGCTGGCGACGCTGGACGATACCGGCGCCGACCCGCAGCGAATCTGCTTCGAGATCACCGAGACCGCTGTCATTGCCCACATGGAGCGGGCCGAGCGCTTCATTCAGGCTCTGCGCGAGCGCGGTTGCCGTTTCGCCCTGGACGACTTCGGCAGCGGGATCAGCTCATTCGGCTATCTGCGAGCGCTGTCGGTGGACTACCTCAAGATCGACGGGATGTTCGTGAAGAACATGGTCAACGAACCGGTGGACCGCTCCATGGTGGAGGCTATTCATCAGGTGGGTCATGTCATGGGTATCGAGACCATCGCTGAATTCGTGGAGGATGAGGAAACCCGCCAGATGCTGGAGGACCTGGGGGTGAACTATGGCCAAGGCTTTGGCCTGCACCGGCCGGAATTCCTCGACAAGGATGTGTACGGCCGCATCGCGGCGCCCCAGCCTACCGCTTGA
- a CDS encoding DUF1841 family protein has product MFYSQDRDQIRRVYLESWRKAREGLPMEAIEQLVADVVMEHPEYHALLEHEERSLGREFLPELGEANPFMHMGMHIAIREQVASNRPQGIRALHRRLCRAYGGVMEAEHAMMECLGEVLWQSQQMAMPPDEAAYMRALKGLETR; this is encoded by the coding sequence ATGTTCTACAGCCAGGACCGTGACCAGATCCGCCGCGTCTATCTGGAGAGTTGGCGAAAGGCCCGGGAGGGCCTGCCCATGGAGGCCATCGAGCAGCTGGTGGCGGACGTGGTGATGGAGCACCCGGAGTACCATGCCTTGCTGGAGCACGAGGAGCGCAGCCTGGGCCGGGAGTTCCTGCCCGAGCTGGGCGAGGCCAACCCATTCATGCACATGGGCATGCACATCGCCATTCGGGAACAGGTGGCCAGTAACCGCCCGCAGGGCATTCGCGCCCTGCACCGGCGCCTGTGCCGCGCCTACGGCGGCGTGATGGAAGCGGAACACGCCATGATGGAGTGCCTGGGCGAGGTGCTGTGGCAATCCCAGCAGATGGCCATGCCGCCGGACGAGGCGGCTTATATGCGAGCTTTGAAAGGCCTGGAAACGCGCTGA
- the nth gene encoding endonuclease III yields the protein MNREKRAAIFARLRAENPEPTTELEYSNAFELLIAVVLSAQATDRGVNKATARLFAVANTPRAILELGLEGLKAHIKTIGLYNTKAENIMQLCRLLLQRHDGEVPSTRTALEALPGVGRKTANVVLNTAFGQPTMAVDTHIFRVANRTGLARGKTVREVEDKLVRWIPREYLKDAHHWLILHGRYVCVARKPRCAACVIYDLCEFKEKTA from the coding sequence ATGAACCGCGAAAAGCGCGCCGCCATCTTCGCTCGGCTCCGGGCGGAGAACCCGGAGCCCACCACCGAGCTGGAATACAGCAATGCCTTCGAGCTTTTGATCGCCGTGGTGCTCTCGGCCCAGGCCACCGACCGGGGCGTGAACAAGGCCACCGCCCGGCTTTTCGCCGTGGCCAACACCCCTCGGGCGATCCTGGAGCTGGGCCTGGAGGGGCTGAAGGCGCACATCAAGACCATAGGGCTCTACAACACCAAGGCGGAGAACATCATGCAGCTCTGCCGGCTGTTGCTGCAGCGCCACGACGGCGAGGTGCCCTCCACCCGCACGGCGCTGGAAGCGCTGCCGGGCGTGGGCCGCAAGACCGCCAACGTGGTGCTCAACACCGCCTTCGGTCAGCCCACCATGGCGGTGGACACCCATATCTTCCGCGTCGCCAACCGCACCGGCCTCGCCCGCGGGAAGACCGTGCGGGAGGTGGAGGACAAGCTGGTGCGGTGGATCCCCAGGGAGTACCTGAAGGACGCCCATCACTGGCTGATCCTCCACGGCCGCTACGTCTGCGTGGCCCGCAAGCCCCGCTGTGCGGCCTGCGTCATCTACGACCTGTGCGAGTTCAAGGAGAAGACGGCGTAG
- a CDS encoding electron transport complex subunit E produces the protein MSANAYGQIVRDGLWNNNVGLVQLLGLCPLLAVSATVVNGLALGLATLLTLVASNLAVSLIRNIVRPEVRIPVFVLIIASIVTAIELAMNAWFHQLYLILGIFIPLIVTNCSILGRAEAFASRNKPLAAALDGFMMGLGFALLLVVLGALRELLGQGTLLAQAHLMLGEWGRGLTLTVLDDYRGFLLAVLPPGAFIGLGLLLALKNSIDKRLAARAARAPAAEPEAGPEAAPGQA, from the coding sequence ATGTCCGCTAACGCCTATGGCCAGATCGTTCGCGACGGCCTGTGGAACAACAACGTGGGCCTGGTACAGCTGCTGGGCCTGTGCCCGCTGCTGGCGGTGAGCGCCACCGTGGTCAACGGGCTGGCCCTGGGGCTGGCCACCCTGCTCACGCTGGTGGCCTCCAACCTCGCCGTCTCCCTGATCCGCAATATCGTGCGCCCGGAAGTACGCATTCCCGTGTTCGTGCTGATCATCGCCAGCATCGTCACCGCCATCGAACTGGCCATGAACGCCTGGTTCCATCAGCTGTACCTGATTCTCGGCATCTTCATTCCGCTGATCGTCACCAACTGCAGCATCCTCGGCCGCGCCGAGGCCTTCGCTTCGCGCAACAAGCCGCTGGCCGCGGCGCTGGACGGCTTCATGATGGGGCTGGGCTTCGCTCTGCTGCTGGTGGTGCTGGGGGCGCTGCGGGAACTGCTGGGCCAGGGCACGCTACTTGCCCAGGCGCACCTGATGCTCGGCGAATGGGGCCGGGGCCTGACCCTCACGGTGCTGGACGATTACCGCGGCTTTCTGCTGGCCGTATTGCCCCCCGGCGCGTTCATCGGTCTGGGGCTGCTGCTGGCGCTGAAGAACAGCATCGACAAGCGCCTGGCGGCCCGAGCCGCCCGCGCTCCGGCGGCGGAACCCGAGGCGGGCCCCGAGGCCGCCCCCGGCCAGGCATGA
- the rsxG gene encoding electron transport complex subunit RsxG, with protein sequence MSLGRQMLIAAALLAGFAVAGTGLVAWTQYQTADRIAENQRQTLLDRLNQILPAAAYDNELVDDTLALDAPILGGQPPQTVYRARRRGQPVAAIFTVVAPNGYSGPIRLLVGVYRSGELAGVRVVGHAETPGLGDAVESEKSDWIHGFQGKRLGDPPAQAWKVRKDGGAFDQFTGATITPRAVVAAVKRTLEYHAAHREAIYAAPAERAPDPRPELANPANERGGADVR encoded by the coding sequence ATGAGTCTGGGACGTCAAATGCTCATCGCGGCGGCGCTGCTCGCCGGCTTCGCCGTGGCCGGCACCGGGCTGGTGGCCTGGACCCAGTACCAGACCGCCGATCGCATCGCCGAGAACCAGCGCCAGACCCTGCTCGACCGCCTGAACCAGATCCTCCCCGCGGCGGCGTACGACAACGAGCTGGTGGACGACACCCTGGCGCTGGACGCGCCGATCCTCGGGGGCCAGCCGCCCCAGACCGTCTACCGGGCTCGTCGGCGGGGCCAGCCAGTGGCGGCCATCTTCACCGTGGTGGCGCCGAACGGCTACAGTGGCCCCATACGCCTGCTGGTGGGAGTGTATCGCAGCGGCGAACTGGCCGGCGTGCGCGTGGTTGGCCATGCCGAGACACCCGGCTTGGGCGATGCCGTGGAGTCCGAGAAGTCCGACTGGATACACGGTTTCCAGGGCAAGCGCCTGGGTGACCCGCCGGCGCAGGCGTGGAAGGTTCGAAAGGACGGCGGTGCCTTCGACCAGTTCACCGGTGCCACCATCACGCCCCGCGCGGTGGTCGCGGCAGTGAAGCGCACGCTGGAGTACCATGCCGCCCACCGTGAGGCGATCTACGCCGCGCCCGCCGAGCGGGCGCCGGACCCGCGGCCGGAACTGGCCAACCCTGCCAACGAACGAGGAGGCGCCGATGTCCGCTAA
- the rsxD gene encoding electron transport complex subunit RsxD, with translation MRFFSVSSPHLPPINSVPLMMRRVLYALLPGTALMALFFGYGVLLNLLLAIIAAVAGEALMLVLRRRPVGLFLGDYSALVTAALLALALPPLAPWWLTVLGTLFAIVLGKHLYGGLGYNPFNPAMVGYVILLISFPREMTLWPAPAPLLAEPLGLAEIWRGVFGGGITATGRSLDALSMATPLDHVGIELGLERPLGAIKQDAVFGVLGGVGWLWINLAFLAGGLWLVYKKVIAWQIPTGMLGSLGALAALGWALAPDTQPGVLFHVLSGGIMLGAFFIATDPVSAATTPRGRLIYGAGIGALIFIIRSWGGYPDGIAFGVLLMNMAAPLIDYYNKPRVYGH, from the coding sequence ATGCGCTTTTTCAGCGTCAGCTCGCCCCATCTGCCACCCATCAACAGTGTGCCGCTGATGATGCGTCGTGTGCTCTACGCCCTGCTCCCTGGCACGGCCTTGATGGCGCTGTTCTTCGGCTACGGGGTGCTGCTCAACCTGCTGCTGGCGATCATCGCCGCGGTGGCCGGCGAGGCGCTGATGCTGGTGCTGCGCCGCCGCCCCGTGGGCCTTTTCCTGGGCGATTACAGCGCACTGGTCACCGCCGCGCTGCTCGCCCTGGCCCTGCCGCCGCTGGCCCCCTGGTGGCTCACGGTGCTGGGCACCCTGTTCGCCATCGTGCTGGGCAAGCACCTCTACGGCGGGCTGGGCTACAACCCCTTCAACCCCGCCATGGTGGGTTATGTCATCCTGCTGATCTCCTTCCCCCGGGAGATGACCCTCTGGCCCGCCCCCGCCCCGCTGCTGGCCGAGCCGCTGGGCTTGGCCGAAATCTGGCGCGGCGTGTTCGGCGGCGGCATCACTGCCACCGGGCGGTCGCTGGATGCGCTGAGCATGGCCACACCGCTGGATCATGTGGGCATCGAGCTGGGGCTGGAGCGGCCCCTGGGCGCCATCAAGCAGGATGCGGTGTTCGGCGTACTCGGCGGTGTCGGCTGGTTGTGGATCAACCTCGCCTTTCTCGCCGGCGGCCTGTGGCTGGTCTACAAGAAAGTGATCGCTTGGCAGATCCCCACCGGCATGCTGGGCAGCCTCGGCGCACTGGCGGCGCTGGGTTGGGCGCTGGCCCCGGACACCCAGCCCGGGGTGCTGTTTCATGTGCTCAGCGGCGGTATCATGCTCGGCGCCTTCTTCATCGCCACCGACCCGGTGTCCGCGGCCACCACGCCGCGCGGCCGGCTGATCTACGGCGCGGGCATCGGCGCGCTGATCTTCATCATCCGCAGCTGGGGCGGCTATCCCGACGGCATCGCCTTCGGCGTGCTGCTGATGAATATGGCCGCCCCCTTGATCGACTATTACAACAAACCGCGCGTCTATGGGCACTGA
- the rsxC gene encoding electron transport complex subunit RsxC has translation MNKLFRFPGGLRLAGRKKLSNTTTIRPAPVPAELTVPLGQHIGAVPEVLVKVGDTVGKGQMLARPDGYVSAAVHAPSSGTVTAIESRPVPHPSGLSAPCVVIRTDGEDRWAELPAPISDWEQRDPAELRQRVREAGIVGLGGAAFPSSVKLNPGPGAVVEDLILNGAECEPYISCDDRLMRERAEQIVGGLRIIRHALQARRCTIGVEDNKPEAIAALREALSAAGERDVAVAAVPTRYPAGGEKQLIQVLTGREVPSGGLPLQIGVVCHNVGTAAAVYQAVVEGRPLISRVLTVTGAGVAAPANLEVRIGTPFSALIEYCGGYTPEVDRLLMGGPMMGFAVQDDLVPVIKATNCVLAGSGAEFPRPAEALPCIRCGACADACPVSLLPQQLYWHARAGDFDKTQEHELFDCIECGACAYVCPSQIPLVQYFRYAKSEIAEQERERKKADLARDRYEFRLERLEREKQEQAEKRRKKKEALRRAQEAKAEGAGGEKPAVDKQAAIQAALKRAEEKKAAKARASAEASNEESD, from the coding sequence ATGAACAAGCTGTTCCGCTTCCCCGGCGGCCTGAGGCTGGCGGGGCGCAAGAAGCTGTCCAACACCACGACGATACGCCCCGCCCCCGTGCCCGCCGAGCTGACCGTGCCGCTGGGCCAGCACATCGGCGCCGTCCCCGAAGTGCTGGTGAAGGTAGGCGATACCGTGGGCAAGGGCCAGATGCTGGCCCGCCCGGACGGCTACGTCAGCGCGGCCGTTCACGCCCCCAGCTCGGGCACCGTCACCGCCATCGAATCACGCCCGGTGCCTCACCCTTCGGGGCTCAGCGCCCCCTGTGTGGTGATCCGCACCGATGGCGAGGACCGCTGGGCCGAGCTGCCCGCCCCGATCAGTGATTGGGAACAGCGCGATCCGGCGGAACTGCGCCAACGAGTGCGCGAGGCCGGCATCGTGGGCCTGGGCGGCGCTGCCTTTCCCAGCTCGGTGAAACTCAACCCCGGCCCCGGCGCCGTGGTGGAGGATCTGATCCTCAATGGCGCCGAGTGCGAACCCTACATCAGCTGCGATGACCGCCTGATGCGCGAGCGGGCCGAGCAGATCGTCGGTGGGCTGCGCATCATCCGTCATGCGCTGCAGGCACGCCGTTGCACCATCGGCGTGGAGGACAACAAGCCCGAAGCCATCGCCGCCCTGCGCGAGGCACTGAGCGCGGCGGGCGAGCGGGACGTCGCCGTGGCCGCCGTGCCCACCCGCTACCCCGCCGGCGGCGAGAAACAACTCATCCAGGTGCTCACCGGTCGTGAAGTCCCCTCCGGCGGTCTGCCCCTGCAGATCGGCGTGGTGTGCCACAACGTGGGCACCGCGGCGGCGGTGTACCAGGCCGTCGTCGAGGGCCGACCGCTGATCTCCCGGGTGCTCACCGTGACCGGTGCCGGGGTAGCCGCGCCGGCCAATCTGGAAGTACGCATCGGGACTCCGTTCAGTGCCCTGATCGAGTACTGCGGCGGCTACACGCCGGAGGTGGACCGGCTGCTCATGGGCGGGCCCATGATGGGGTTTGCGGTACAGGACGACCTCGTGCCGGTGATCAAGGCCACCAACTGCGTGCTGGCCGGCAGCGGGGCGGAGTTTCCCCGCCCCGCCGAGGCCCTGCCCTGCATCCGCTGCGGCGCCTGCGCCGATGCCTGCCCGGTCAGCCTGCTGCCGCAGCAACTCTACTGGCATGCCCGAGCCGGGGACTTCGACAAGACCCAGGAACACGAGCTGTTCGACTGCATCGAGTGTGGTGCCTGCGCCTACGTCTGCCCCAGTCAGATCCCGCTGGTACAGTACTTTCGCTACGCCAAGTCCGAGATCGCCGAGCAGGAACGGGAGCGCAAGAAGGCGGACCTGGCCCGGGATCGCTACGAGTTCCGCCTGGAGCGTCTGGAGCGCGAAAAACAGGAGCAGGCCGAGAAACGGCGCAAGAAGAAGGAGGCCCTGCGCCGCGCCCAGGAGGCCAAGGCCGAGGGCGCGGGCGGTGAAAAGCCCGCCGTCGACAAGCAGGCCGCCATTCAGGCCGCGCTGAAGCGCGCCGAGGAAAAGAAAGCCGCCAAGGCTCGCGCCAGCGCCGAGGCCAGTAACGAGGAATCGGATTGA
- the rsxB gene encoding electron transport complex subunit RsxB, whose amino-acid sequence MLEAILALSALAVVFGLLLGFAAVRFKVEGEPIVDKIDAILPQTQCGQCGFPGCRPYAEAIASGEADINQCPPGGEAGVEALADLMGVEPKPLNPENGEEKPVPTVAWVDEEVCIGCTRCIQACPVDAILGAAKQMHTVIKDECTGCELCVDPCPVDCIYMVPVKEDIDSWKWPLPEPKQGAGQ is encoded by the coding sequence TTGCTGGAAGCGATCCTGGCATTGAGTGCGCTGGCGGTGGTGTTCGGGCTGTTGCTCGGCTTCGCGGCCGTGCGCTTCAAGGTCGAGGGCGAACCCATCGTCGACAAGATCGACGCCATCCTGCCCCAGACCCAGTGCGGCCAATGCGGCTTCCCTGGCTGCCGGCCCTATGCCGAGGCTATCGCCAGCGGAGAGGCTGATATCAATCAGTGCCCACCCGGCGGCGAGGCCGGCGTGGAAGCGTTGGCGGATCTGATGGGCGTGGAACCCAAGCCGCTCAATCCCGAGAACGGCGAAGAGAAACCCGTGCCCACCGTAGCCTGGGTGGACGAGGAGGTGTGCATCGGCTGCACCCGCTGCATCCAGGCCTGCCCGGTGGACGCGATCCTGGGCGCGGCGAAGCAGATGCACACGGTCATCAAGGATGAATGCACGGGCTGTGAGCTGTGCGTGGACCCCTGCCCGGTGGACTGCATCTACATGGTGCCGGTGAAAGAGGACATCGATAGCTGGAAGTGGCCCCTGCCCGAGCCGAAGCAGGGGGCCGGGCAATGA
- the rsxA gene encoding electron transport complex subunit RsxA → MTELALILVSTVLVNNFVLVKFLGLCPFMGVSRKLETAMGMALATTFVLTLSSVCSYLANEYLLSPLGLEYLRTITFILVIAVVVQFTEMVVHKTSPLLYQVLGIFLPLITTNCAVLGVALLNVQEQNGFLQSAVYGFGAAAGFSLVLVLFAALRERLAVADVPGPFQGASIGLITAGLMSLAFMGFSGLVTL, encoded by the coding sequence ATGACGGAGCTGGCCCTTATCCTGGTCAGTACGGTACTGGTCAACAACTTCGTGCTGGTAAAGTTCCTCGGCCTGTGCCCGTTCATGGGGGTATCGCGCAAACTGGAAACCGCCATGGGCATGGCTCTGGCCACCACCTTCGTGCTCACGCTGTCCTCGGTGTGCAGTTACCTGGCCAACGAGTACCTGCTCTCGCCGCTGGGCCTGGAATACCTGCGCACCATCACTTTCATCCTGGTGATCGCGGTGGTGGTGCAATTCACCGAAATGGTGGTGCACAAGACCAGCCCCCTGCTCTATCAGGTGCTGGGGATCTTCCTGCCCTTGATCACTACCAATTGCGCGGTGCTGGGCGTGGCGCTGCTGAACGTGCAGGAGCAGAACGGCTTCCTGCAGTCGGCGGTCTACGGTTTCGGTGCGGCGGCGGGCTTCTCCCTGGTGCTGGTGCTGTTCGCCGCACTGCGTGAGCGACTGGCCGTCGCCGACGTGCCCGGCCCCTTCCAAGGCGCGTCCATCGGCCTGATCACGGCGGGCCTGATGTCCCTGGCGTTCATGGGCTTTTCGGGTTTGGTCACCCTGTAG
- the metG gene encoding methionine--tRNA ligase: MTRKILVTSALPYANGPIHLGHMVEYIQTDIWVRFQKLRGNECYYVCADDAHGTPIMLKARQEGIEPEELIERIGAEHREDFADFHIGFDNYHSTHSEENRYFCTLIYERLKAAGHIETRTIRQAFDPKMDMFLPDRYIKGECPRCGAEDQYGDSCEACGATYTPAELKNAVSVISGERPIEKDSLHYFVRLQDFEPMLKEWTSSPDHIQEEVANKLAEWFEDGLREWDISRDAPYFGFRIPDTEDKYFYVWLDAPVGYMASFKNLCDREGLDFDEFWAADSEAELHHFIGKDIIYFHALFWPAMLEGAGFRKPTQINAHGFLTVNGQKMSKSRGTFIMARSFLNHLNPEYLRYYLAAKLGGGVHDLDLNLDDFTARVNSDLVGKLVNIASRCAGFISKRFGGQLAEQLDDPALFHRVSGQSETIAQLYEDREYARAVREIMNLADQANQYIDEQKPWVLAKEEGQEARVQAVCTQGLNLFRTLMIYLKPVLPKMAEAAEEFLRLPAQQWDDAQSPLLAHRIGPFTPLMTRVDPDKVQAMVEESKQTLAPAAAPAVAEGPLQREPIAEPIGIGDFAKLDLRIARIAEAAHVEGADKLLRLTLDLGGETRNVFAGIKKAYQPEELQGKLTVMVANLQPRKMKFGVSEGMVLAAGPGGEDLWILEPHEGAQPGMRVK; this comes from the coding sequence ATGACGCGAAAGATTCTGGTCACCAGCGCCCTGCCCTATGCCAACGGCCCCATTCACCTGGGGCACATGGTGGAGTACATCCAGACCGATATCTGGGTGCGCTTCCAGAAGCTGCGCGGCAATGAGTGTTATTACGTCTGCGCGGACGACGCCCATGGCACGCCCATCATGCTCAAGGCGCGCCAGGAGGGGATCGAGCCCGAGGAACTGATCGAGCGCATCGGCGCCGAGCACCGAGAGGATTTCGCCGATTTCCATATCGGCTTCGATAATTACCACTCCACTCACTCGGAGGAAAACCGCTACTTCTGCACCCTGATCTACGAGCGCCTGAAGGCCGCCGGGCACATCGAGACCCGCACCATTCGGCAGGCCTTCGATCCGAAGATGGACATGTTCCTGCCGGACCGCTACATCAAGGGCGAATGCCCGCGCTGCGGCGCCGAGGACCAGTACGGCGACAGCTGCGAGGCTTGTGGCGCCACCTACACCCCGGCGGAGCTGAAGAACGCCGTATCGGTGATCTCCGGCGAACGGCCCATCGAAAAGGACTCGCTGCATTACTTCGTGCGGCTGCAGGACTTCGAGCCCATGCTCAAGGAATGGACCTCGAGCCCCGACCACATCCAGGAAGAGGTGGCCAACAAGCTCGCCGAGTGGTTCGAGGATGGCCTGCGCGAATGGGACATCTCCCGCGACGCCCCCTATTTCGGCTTTCGCATTCCCGACACCGAAGACAAGTACTTCTACGTCTGGCTGGACGCGCCGGTGGGCTACATGGCCAGCTTCAAGAACCTCTGCGACCGGGAAGGCCTGGACTTCGACGAGTTCTGGGCCGCCGATTCCGAGGCCGAGCTGCATCACTTCATCGGCAAGGACATCATCTACTTCCACGCCCTGTTCTGGCCGGCCATGCTGGAGGGCGCGGGCTTTCGCAAGCCCACCCAGATCAACGCCCACGGCTTTCTTACCGTGAACGGTCAGAAGATGTCCAAATCCCGGGGCACCTTCATCATGGCGCGCAGCTTCCTCAACCATCTGAACCCGGAGTACCTGCGCTACTACCTGGCGGCCAAGCTCGGCGGCGGCGTGCACGATCTGGACTTGAACCTGGACGATTTCACCGCCCGGGTTAACAGCGATCTGGTGGGCAAACTGGTGAACATCGCCAGCCGCTGCGCCGGCTTCATCAGCAAGCGTTTCGGCGGCCAGCTCGCCGAGCAGCTGGATGATCCGGCACTGTTCCACCGCGTCAGCGGCCAGAGCGAAACCATCGCCCAACTCTACGAGGACCGGGAATACGCCCGCGCGGTGCGCGAGATCATGAACCTGGCCGATCAGGCCAACCAGTACATCGACGAGCAGAAACCCTGGGTGCTGGCCAAGGAAGAAGGCCAGGAAGCGCGGGTGCAGGCCGTGTGCACCCAGGGCCTGAACCTGTTCCGCACCCTCATGATCTATCTCAAGCCCGTCCTGCCAAAGATGGCCGAGGCCGCGGAAGAGTTTCTGCGCCTGCCCGCGCAGCAGTGGGACGACGCTCAGTCGCCGCTGCTGGCCCATCGCATCGGCCCTTTCACCCCGCTGATGACGCGGGTGGACCCGGACAAGGTACAAGCCATGGTCGAAGAATCGAAGCAGACCCTGGCCCCCGCGGCCGCGCCGGCCGTCGCCGAGGGCCCGCTGCAGCGCGAACCCATCGCCGAGCCCATCGGGATCGGCGACTTCGCCAAGCTCGATCTACGCATCGCCCGCATTGCCGAGGCCGCCCACGTGGAGGGCGCCGACAAGCTGCTGCGACTCACCCTGGATCTGGGCGGCGAGACCCGCAACGTCTTCGCCGGCATCAAGAAGGCCTACCAGCCCGAGGAGCTGCAGGGCAAGCTCACCGTCATGGTGGCCAACCTGCAGCCGCGCAAGATGAAGTTCGGCGTGTCCGAAGGCATGGTGCTGGCCGCCGGTCCGGGCGGGGAGGATCTGTGGATTCTGGAGCCGCACGAAGGGGCGCAGCCGGGGATGCGGGTGAAGTAA